In Paraburkholderia bryophila, a single genomic region encodes these proteins:
- a CDS encoding ABC transporter substrate-binding protein has translation MKKTNQWVRTGIAMALMCSAGAAFAQVKIGVTLSTTGPAASLGIPEKNTIALLPKEIGGKTVQYIVLDDASDTGKAVQNTRKLIDEDHVDAIIGSTVTPNSLAMLDPAAEGKTPVISLAASAAIISPMDAKRAWAFKPPQNDSLMADAIADYMERHGVKTVGFIGFADAYGDGWNNVFTAAAAAHHLKIVSNERFNRTDASVTGQVLKTMGANPDAVLIAGAGTPSALPAKTLKERGYKGKVYQTHGVANNDFLRVCGKDCEGEFLPAGPILVADQLPDSNPVKKSSEAYKAAYEKAYGAGSVATFGGHAWDAGQMLQAAIPVALKTAQPGTEAFRVALRGALENIKELPVSHGIMNTTPTDHNGLDKRARVIVEIVDGKWKLQND, from the coding sequence ATGAAAAAGACAAATCAATGGGTACGTACCGGCATCGCGATGGCGCTCATGTGCAGCGCGGGCGCCGCGTTTGCGCAGGTGAAAATCGGCGTGACGCTGTCCACCACGGGGCCGGCTGCATCGCTCGGCATTCCGGAGAAGAACACGATCGCGCTGCTGCCGAAGGAGATTGGCGGCAAGACGGTGCAGTACATCGTTCTGGATGACGCGTCCGACACCGGCAAAGCCGTGCAGAACACGCGCAAGCTGATCGACGAAGACCACGTCGACGCAATCATCGGCTCGACCGTCACGCCGAACTCGCTCGCCATGCTCGACCCCGCTGCGGAAGGCAAGACGCCGGTGATCTCGCTGGCGGCGTCGGCGGCAATCATTTCGCCGATGGACGCGAAGCGCGCGTGGGCCTTCAAACCGCCGCAAAACGATAGCCTGATGGCTGACGCGATCGCCGACTACATGGAGCGTCACGGCGTGAAGACGGTGGGTTTCATCGGCTTCGCGGATGCATACGGCGACGGCTGGAACAACGTCTTCACCGCGGCCGCCGCGGCGCACCATCTGAAGATCGTCTCCAACGAGCGCTTTAACCGCACCGACGCATCGGTGACCGGCCAGGTGCTGAAGACCATGGGCGCGAACCCGGATGCGGTGCTGATCGCGGGCGCGGGCACGCCGTCGGCGCTGCCGGCCAAGACGCTCAAGGAGCGCGGCTACAAGGGCAAGGTCTATCAGACGCACGGCGTCGCCAATAACGACTTCCTGCGCGTGTGCGGCAAGGATTGCGAAGGCGAATTCCTGCCGGCCGGCCCGATCCTGGTTGCGGATCAGTTGCCGGATTCGAATCCGGTGAAGAAGTCGTCGGAAGCTTATAAGGCGGCTTACGAGAAGGCCTATGGCGCGGGTTCGGTCGCGACCTTCGGCGGTCACGCCTGGGACGCTGGCCAGATGCTGCAAGCGGCCATTCCGGTCGCTTTGAAGACCGCTCAACCGGGCACGGAAGCATTCCGCGTGGCGCTGCGCGGCGCGCTGGAAAACATCAAGGAACTGCCGGTGTCGCACGGCATCATGAACACCACGCCGACCGACCACAACGGCCTCGACAAGCGCGCACGCGTGATCGTTGAGATCGTCGACGGCAAGTGGAAGCTGCAGAACGACTAA
- a CDS encoding ABC transporter ATP-binding protein: MNAAGPILDVNGLSVRYGKVEALHGAAIKVRPGQIVSVIGPNGAGKSTLLNAIMGALPTTGHAKGTILYQGEDVSAVPVEKRVARGMCLVPEKRELFASMTVEDNLVLGAYRRKRAGERNFLDQLEPVFTLFPRLKERRQQAAGTLSGGERQMLAVGRALMGKPDLLMLDEPSLGLAPLIVKEIFHIISALRQTGVATLLIEQNARAALQISDYGYVLETGELALEGPAADLAQNPRVIETYLGLAKKVA; this comes from the coding sequence ATGAATGCTGCGGGTCCCATTCTGGACGTGAATGGTCTGTCGGTTCGCTACGGTAAGGTCGAGGCGCTGCACGGCGCGGCGATTAAAGTGCGACCGGGACAGATCGTGTCGGTGATCGGCCCGAACGGCGCGGGCAAGTCGACGTTGCTGAACGCGATCATGGGCGCGCTGCCCACTACCGGCCACGCGAAAGGAACGATTCTCTATCAGGGTGAGGACGTGAGCGCGGTGCCGGTCGAAAAGCGGGTCGCGCGTGGCATGTGTCTGGTGCCGGAGAAACGCGAGCTGTTTGCATCGATGACCGTGGAAGACAACCTCGTGCTTGGCGCTTATCGTCGCAAGCGGGCAGGGGAGCGCAACTTCCTCGATCAGCTCGAACCGGTGTTCACGCTCTTTCCGCGACTGAAGGAGCGTCGGCAGCAGGCGGCGGGCACGCTGTCCGGCGGTGAGCGGCAAATGCTGGCGGTCGGTCGGGCATTGATGGGCAAACCCGATCTGCTGATGCTGGACGAGCCGAGCTTGGGTCTCGCGCCGCTGATCGTGAAGGAAATTTTCCACATCATTAGTGCGCTGCGACAGACGGGTGTGGCGACACTGCTGATCGAGCAGAACGCGCGTGCCGCGCTGCAGATTTCCGACTACGGCTATGTACTTGAAACCGGAGAACTGGCACTGGAAGGTCCGGCGGCGGATCTGGCGCAGAATCCACGCGTGATCGAGACATACCTCGGGCTGGCGAAAAAGGTGGCTTAG
- a CDS encoding ABC transporter substrate-binding protein yields the protein MKSALRWISAALVATGVSAAWSGIAFADVKIGVTVSATGPAASLGIPEKNTIALLPKEVAGQKIDYIVLDDATDSTQAVKNARKLTSEDHVDALIGSTVVPNSLAMIDVAAESSTPMISMAAAASIVEPMDAKRAWVFKTPQNDILMATAIAQHMSNHGVKTVAFIGFSDAYGESWFKEFGKAAELAKIKIVANERFARSDASVTGQVLKIMSQNPDAVLIAGAGTPAALPQKTLKERGYKGKYYQTHGVANNDFLRVCGKDCEGTYLPAGPLLVAEQLPDSNPVKKTALTYKRAYETAYGVGSVSTFGGHAWDAGLLLQRAIPLALKKGQPGTPAFREALRAALESTKDMPASHGIFNMSANDHSGLDQRARVMVEIVGGKWKLSGD from the coding sequence ATGAAGTCGGCATTGCGTTGGATAAGCGCGGCATTAGTCGCCACCGGGGTATCCGCAGCATGGAGCGGTATTGCATTCGCGGACGTGAAAATCGGCGTGACGGTGTCGGCAACCGGCCCGGCTGCGTCACTCGGTATTCCGGAGAAAAACACGATCGCGCTGCTGCCTAAAGAGGTTGCCGGCCAGAAAATCGATTACATCGTGCTCGACGACGCGACCGACTCGACCCAGGCGGTCAAGAACGCCCGCAAGCTCACTAGCGAAGACCACGTCGACGCGCTGATCGGCTCGACCGTCGTGCCGAACTCGCTCGCCATGATCGACGTCGCCGCCGAAAGCAGCACACCAATGATCTCCATGGCCGCCGCGGCGAGCATCGTCGAACCGATGGACGCAAAGCGCGCGTGGGTCTTCAAGACGCCGCAGAACGATATCCTGATGGCCACCGCAATCGCGCAGCACATGTCGAATCACGGCGTGAAGACGGTCGCGTTCATCGGCTTCTCCGACGCTTACGGCGAAAGCTGGTTCAAGGAATTCGGCAAAGCCGCCGAACTCGCCAAAATCAAGATCGTCGCGAACGAACGCTTCGCGCGCAGCGACGCGTCGGTGACCGGGCAGGTGCTGAAGATCATGTCGCAGAACCCGGACGCGGTGCTGATCGCGGGGGCGGGTACGCCGGCCGCATTGCCGCAGAAAACCCTCAAGGAACGCGGCTACAAGGGCAAGTACTATCAGACGCACGGCGTCGCGAATAACGACTTCCTGCGCGTGTGCGGCAAGGATTGCGAAGGCACGTATCTGCCCGCTGGCCCGTTGCTGGTGGCCGAACAGTTGCCCGATTCGAATCCGGTGAAGAAGACGGCGCTGACCTATAAACGTGCCTATGAAACCGCTTACGGCGTCGGCTCGGTGTCGACCTTCGGCGGCCACGCGTGGGACGCTGGTTTGCTGCTGCAACGCGCGATTCCGCTGGCGCTGAAGAAGGGACAGCCGGGCACGCCCGCGTTCCGCGAGGCGCTGCGTGCGGCGCTTGAAAGCACGAAAGACATGCCCGCGTCGCACGGCATCTTCAACATGAGCGCGAATGACCACTCTGGCCTCGACCAGCGGGCGCGCGTGATGGTGGAGATTGTCGGCGGCAAGTGGAAGTTGTCCGGCGACTGA
- a CDS encoding ABC transporter substrate-binding protein, giving the protein MKKNPLARLATLCFAAAAGAALTIGSAQAADDAVKIGYITDLSGLYADIDGPGGLEAIRMAIADFGGKVNGKPITLVYADHQNKADIAASRAREWFDRDGVDMLIGGTNSATGLSMNTVAGEKHKVYINIGAGADTLTNEQCTPYTIHYAYDTTALANGTGSAVTKQGGKTWYFLTADYAFGKALEKATSDVVKANGGQVLGAVRAPLSASDFSSFLLQAQASKAQILGLANAGGDTVNSIKAAKEFGLTKTMKLAALLMFIDDVHSLGLETTQGLVLTDSWYWNKDATTRKWAQRYFDKMKKMPSSLQAADYSATMTYLNAVKAVGSTDTDKVMAQLRKTKIDDFYAKGYIRQDGSMIHDMYLMQVKTPAESKEPWDYYKIMATIPGEQAFTTKAQTRCALWK; this is encoded by the coding sequence ATGAAAAAGAACCCACTCGCGCGACTCGCCACCCTTTGCTTCGCGGCCGCCGCCGGCGCCGCCCTGACGATAGGCAGCGCGCAAGCGGCTGACGACGCGGTGAAGATCGGCTACATCACCGATCTGTCGGGGCTGTACGCGGATATCGACGGCCCGGGCGGACTCGAAGCGATCCGTATGGCGATCGCGGACTTCGGCGGCAAGGTCAACGGCAAGCCGATCACGCTGGTCTACGCGGATCACCAGAACAAGGCGGACATCGCCGCATCGCGCGCGCGTGAGTGGTTCGATCGCGACGGCGTCGACATGCTGATCGGCGGGACGAACTCGGCAACGGGCCTGTCGATGAACACGGTCGCGGGCGAGAAGCACAAGGTCTACATCAACATCGGCGCGGGCGCCGATACGCTGACCAACGAGCAATGCACGCCGTACACGATCCACTACGCGTACGACACGACCGCGCTTGCCAACGGCACGGGTTCGGCGGTGACGAAGCAGGGCGGCAAGACGTGGTACTTCCTGACCGCCGACTACGCGTTCGGCAAGGCGCTGGAAAAAGCGACCTCGGACGTGGTGAAGGCGAACGGCGGCCAGGTGCTGGGCGCCGTGCGCGCGCCGCTGTCGGCGTCAGACTTCTCGTCGTTCCTGTTGCAGGCGCAAGCATCGAAGGCGCAGATTCTCGGCCTCGCGAATGCTGGCGGCGATACGGTTAACTCGATCAAGGCCGCGAAGGAATTCGGCCTGACCAAGACGATGAAGCTGGCCGCGCTGCTGATGTTCATCGACGACGTGCACAGCCTCGGTCTGGAAACCACGCAAGGCCTGGTGCTGACGGACAGCTGGTACTGGAACAAGGACGCCACCACGCGCAAGTGGGCGCAGCGTTACTTCGACAAGATGAAGAAGATGCCGTCGAGCCTGCAGGCGGCCGACTACTCCGCGACCATGACCTACCTGAACGCGGTGAAGGCGGTCGGTTCGACCGACACGGATAAGGTGATGGCGCAACTGCGCAAGACCAAGATCGACGACTTCTACGCGAAGGGCTACATCCGTCAGGACGGCAGCATGATCCACGACATGTACCTGATGCAGGTGAAGACGCCGGCCGAATCCAAGGAGCCGTGGGACTACTACAAGATCATGGCGACGATCCCGGGCGAGCAGGCGTTCACGACCAAGGCGCAAACGCGCTGCGCGTTGTGGAAGTAA
- a CDS encoding branched-chain amino acid ABC transporter permease: MQRKMLYGLLLIVLLAVPVLGIYPLFVMKVLCFALFAAAFNLLIGYTGLLSFGHAMFLGSAGYVTGYAMQTLGFSPELGVLAGTAAATLLGFVVGLFAIRRQGIYFAMVTLALAQMVYFVFLQAPFTHGEDGLQGVPRGKLLGLLDLSSDVTLYFVVLAVMVLAFLLIVRIVHSPFGQVLVAIKENEPRAISLGYDTDRFKLLAFVLSAGLAGLAGSLKVLVQGFETLSDAYWTMSGLVILMTLVGGMGTLFGPLLGAALIVALEDRLGDIGTALASSTGIDWFRSLGESVTIVTGLIFIACVLAFRRGIVGEIVARVRPLRA; encoded by the coding sequence ATGCAGAGAAAAATGCTCTACGGTCTGCTGCTGATCGTGCTTCTCGCCGTGCCGGTGCTCGGCATCTATCCGCTGTTCGTGATGAAGGTGCTGTGTTTCGCGCTGTTCGCGGCGGCGTTCAATCTGCTGATCGGCTACACCGGTTTGCTGTCGTTCGGCCACGCGATGTTCCTCGGCTCGGCCGGCTACGTGACCGGCTACGCGATGCAGACGCTCGGCTTCTCGCCGGAACTCGGCGTGCTCGCGGGCACCGCGGCGGCGACCTTGCTCGGTTTCGTGGTCGGACTCTTTGCGATTCGCCGTCAAGGCATCTACTTCGCAATGGTCACGCTGGCGCTCGCGCAGATGGTCTACTTTGTGTTCCTGCAGGCGCCGTTCACGCATGGCGAGGACGGTCTGCAAGGCGTGCCGCGCGGCAAGCTGCTCGGGCTGCTGGATCTTTCGTCCGACGTGACGTTGTACTTCGTCGTGCTCGCGGTCATGGTGCTGGCCTTCCTGCTGATCGTGCGGATCGTGCATTCGCCGTTCGGTCAGGTGCTGGTGGCGATCAAGGAAAACGAACCGCGCGCGATCTCGCTCGGCTACGACACGGATCGCTTCAAGCTGCTCGCCTTCGTTCTGTCGGCGGGTCTCGCGGGTCTCGCCGGTTCGCTGAAAGTGCTGGTGCAGGGCTTCGAAACCTTGAGCGACGCGTACTGGACCATGTCCGGCCTCGTGATCCTGATGACGCTGGTCGGCGGTATGGGCACGCTGTTCGGGCCGCTGCTCGGCGCGGCGTTGATCGTGGCGCTGGAGGATCGTCTCGGCGACATCGGCACGGCGCTCGCGTCGTCGACGGGTATCGACTGGTTCCGCTCGCTCGGCGAGTCGGTCACGATCGTGACCGGCTTGATTTTCATCGCGTGCGTGCTGGCGTTCCGGCGCGGTATTGTCGGTGAGATCGTCGCGCGGGTGCGGCCATTGCGCGCGTGA
- a CDS encoding branched-chain amino acid ABC transporter ATP-binding protein/permease has translation MKRIMQNKFFWLFLVVLFALPVLPHPIHVPEYWVTLLNYIGLYSIVAIGLVLLTGIGGMTSFGQAAFVGIGAYATAYLTTTYGVSPWLALIAGVVVTALIALMLGLVTMRLSGHFLPLGTIAWGLALFYLFGNLDMLGKYDGINGIPVLNVFGINLESGRHIYYLIWVVVLGAVISVQNLLNSRPGRAIRALRGGGMMAEAMGVNTAWMRVVIFVYAAVLASISGFLYAHLQRAVNPTPFGLNHGIEFLFMAVVGGVSHVWGAVLGAAILTVLQDYLQTLLPKLLGENGNFEVIVFGILMVLLLQYARQGVWPFVARFFPRGPRAHLAEHAEPLPQRSKPTAGENLLTVNKARKQFGGLVAVNDVSFEVKAGQIIGLIGPNGAGKSTTFNLVTGVLQATSGEITFRGERIDSLSSREIVKRGIGRTFQHVKLLPGMTVLENVAIGAHLRGQAGVWRSIARLNGAEEARLMAEAARQIRRVGLEQHMYDEAGSLALGQQRILEIARALCCDPTLLLLDEPAAGLRYQEKLQLADLLRRLKAEGMSVLLVEHDMDFVMNLTDRLVVMEFGTRIAEGLPQEVQQDPAVLEAYLGGVE, from the coding sequence ATGAAACGGATCATGCAAAACAAGTTCTTCTGGTTGTTCCTCGTGGTGCTGTTCGCGTTGCCGGTGTTACCGCATCCGATTCATGTGCCTGAGTATTGGGTGACGTTGCTCAACTACATTGGCCTGTATTCGATCGTCGCGATCGGCCTCGTGCTGCTGACCGGTATCGGCGGCATGACGAGTTTCGGGCAGGCGGCGTTCGTCGGGATCGGCGCCTATGCGACCGCCTATCTGACGACTACGTATGGCGTGTCGCCGTGGCTCGCGCTGATCGCGGGTGTGGTGGTGACGGCGCTGATCGCGCTGATGCTGGGTCTCGTGACGATGCGCCTGTCCGGGCATTTTCTGCCGCTCGGCACGATCGCGTGGGGTCTCGCACTGTTCTACCTGTTCGGCAATCTGGACATGCTCGGCAAGTACGACGGCATCAACGGGATTCCGGTGCTGAATGTTTTTGGCATCAACCTGGAATCGGGCCGCCATATCTATTACCTGATCTGGGTCGTCGTGCTCGGCGCGGTCATCTCTGTTCAAAACCTGCTTAATAGCCGGCCGGGGCGGGCGATTCGCGCGCTGCGCGGCGGCGGCATGATGGCCGAGGCGATGGGCGTCAACACGGCCTGGATGCGCGTGGTGATCTTCGTCTACGCGGCGGTGCTGGCATCGATCTCGGGCTTTCTGTACGCCCATCTGCAACGCGCGGTGAATCCGACGCCGTTCGGTTTGAATCACGGTATCGAGTTTCTGTTCATGGCCGTGGTGGGGGGCGTGTCGCACGTTTGGGGCGCGGTGCTCGGCGCGGCGATCCTGACCGTGTTGCAGGACTATCTGCAAACCCTGCTGCCGAAGCTGCTCGGCGAGAACGGCAACTTCGAAGTGATCGTATTCGGCATCCTGATGGTGCTGCTGCTGCAGTACGCTCGACAAGGCGTCTGGCCGTTCGTCGCGCGTTTCTTCCCGCGCGGTCCGCGTGCGCATCTGGCGGAGCATGCGGAGCCGTTGCCGCAACGCAGCAAGCCGACGGCGGGCGAAAACCTGCTGACGGTGAACAAGGCGCGCAAGCAGTTCGGCGGTCTGGTCGCGGTGAACGACGTCAGTTTCGAGGTCAAAGCAGGGCAGATCATCGGCTTGATCGGCCCGAACGGCGCGGGCAAGTCGACCACGTTCAATCTCGTGACCGGCGTGCTGCAAGCCACCAGCGGCGAGATCACGTTCCGCGGCGAGCGCATCGATTCGCTGAGTTCACGTGAAATCGTCAAGCGCGGGATCGGCCGCACGTTCCAGCACGTCAAGCTGCTGCCGGGTATGACGGTGCTGGAGAACGTCGCGATCGGCGCGCATCTGCGCGGCCAGGCTGGCGTGTGGCGCAGCATCGCACGCTTGAACGGCGCGGAAGAAGCGCGCCTGATGGCGGAAGCCGCGCGTCAGATCCGTCGTGTCGGGCTCGAGCAGCATATGTACGACGAGGCGGGCAGCCTGGCGTTGGGGCAGCAGCGGATTCTGGAAATCGCCCGGGCGTTGTGCTGCGACCCGACCTTGCTGCTGCTGGACGAACCGGCTGCCGGTCTGCGTTATCAGGAAAAGCTGCAACTCGCCGATCTGCTGCGCCGACTGAAGGCCGAGGGCATGAGTGTGCTGCTGGTCGAGCACGATATGGATTTCGTGATGAATCTCACCGATCGTCTGGTGGTGATGGAATTCGGCACGCGGATCGCGGAAGGTTTGCCGCAGGAAGTCCAGCAAGACCCGGCCGTGCTTGAAGCTTATCTGGGTGGGGTGGAGTGA
- a CDS encoding branched-chain amino acid ABC transporter permease, giving the protein MDLSIAAILAQDGITTGAIYALLALALVLVFSVTRVIFIPQGEFVSYGALTLAALQTQKFPATCWLLMAMGAACFVVEVAGLVRHAERRRHAARTLVTLVSKYLLFPIAVYAVTQGLFLHPLPMLAQIALTLLIVIPMGPFVYRLAYEPIAEASTLLLLIVAVAVHFAMVGVGLVMFGAEGSRTTAFSDATYNLGSLSISGQSLWVIGTAAVLIGALYLYFDRTISGKALRATSVNRLGARLVGIGTTQAGRLAFTLAAGLGALCGILVAPLTTIYYDSGFLMGLKGFVGAIIGGLVSYPLAAAGAILVGLLESYSSFWASAYKEVIVFTLIIPVLLWRSLASPHSEEDEE; this is encoded by the coding sequence ATGGATCTATCAATTGCGGCGATCCTCGCGCAGGACGGCATCACCACCGGCGCGATCTACGCGCTGCTCGCGCTTGCGCTGGTGCTGGTGTTCTCCGTGACGCGGGTGATTTTTATCCCGCAGGGGGAGTTTGTTTCGTACGGCGCGCTCACGCTCGCCGCGTTGCAGACACAAAAATTTCCGGCCACCTGCTGGCTGCTGATGGCGATGGGCGCGGCCTGTTTCGTCGTCGAGGTCGCGGGTCTCGTGCGGCATGCCGAGCGGCGCCGGCACGCGGCGCGCACGCTGGTGACGCTGGTCAGCAAATATCTGCTGTTCCCGATCGCGGTGTACGCGGTGACGCAAGGTCTTTTCCTGCATCCGCTGCCGATGCTCGCGCAGATCGCGTTGACGCTGCTGATCGTGATTCCGATGGGACCGTTCGTCTACCGGTTGGCTTATGAGCCGATCGCGGAGGCGAGCACGCTGCTGCTGTTGATCGTGGCGGTGGCGGTGCACTTCGCGATGGTCGGCGTCGGGCTCGTAATGTTCGGTGCGGAAGGATCGCGGACCACGGCGTTTTCCGACGCGACGTACAACCTGGGCAGTCTGTCGATCTCCGGACAGAGCTTGTGGGTGATCGGCACCGCGGCGGTGTTGATCGGTGCGCTGTATCTGTATTTTGACCGCACGATCTCGGGTAAGGCGTTGCGCGCGACCTCGGTGAACCGGCTCGGCGCGCGGCTCGTCGGCATCGGCACGACGCAGGCAGGGCGCCTCGCGTTCACGCTGGCTGCGGGGCTCGGTGCGCTGTGCGGCATCCTCGTGGCGCCCTTGACCACCATCTACTACGACTCGGGCTTCCTGATGGGTTTGAAGGGCTTCGTGGGCGCGATTATCGGTGGATTGGTCAGCTATCCGCTGGCGGCTGCCGGCGCGATCCTGGTTGGCTTGCTGGAGTCGTATTCGTCGTTCTGGGCGAGTGCTTATAAGGAAGTGATCGTGTTCACACTGATCATCCCGGTGCTGCTCTGGCGAAGTCTGGCCAGCCCGCACAGCGAAGAGGACGAGGAGTGA
- a CDS encoding branched-chain amino acid ABC transporter permease, whose translation MEIFGIPLPAMLSQLLLGLVNGSFYAILSLGLAVIFGLLNVINFAHGALFMLGAMLAWMGFSYFGLPYWVMLVLAPLIVGLFGIAIERTMLRWLYKLDHVYGLLLTFGLTLVVEGVFRSIYGSSGQPYDVPSALSGATNLGFMFLPNYRAWVVVASLTVCFATWFVIEKTRLGAYLRAGTENPKLVEAFGINVPMMVTLTYGFGVALAAFAGVLAAPVIQVSPLMGQPMIITVFAVVVIGGMGSIMGSILTGLMLGVIEGLTRVFYPEASATVVFVIMALVLLVRPAGLFGKEK comes from the coding sequence ATGGAAATCTTTGGCATTCCGCTACCGGCGATGCTGAGCCAGCTGCTGCTGGGGCTCGTGAACGGCTCGTTCTACGCGATTCTGAGTCTCGGGCTCGCGGTGATCTTCGGCTTGCTCAACGTGATCAACTTCGCGCACGGCGCGTTGTTCATGCTCGGCGCAATGCTCGCGTGGATGGGCTTTTCGTATTTCGGCCTGCCGTACTGGGTGATGCTGGTGCTCGCGCCGCTGATCGTTGGGCTGTTCGGCATCGCGATCGAACGCACCATGCTGCGCTGGCTCTACAAACTCGATCACGTGTATGGGCTACTGCTGACCTTCGGTCTGACGCTGGTGGTCGAAGGCGTGTTCCGGTCTATCTACGGTTCGTCCGGCCAGCCGTACGACGTGCCGTCGGCATTGTCCGGCGCGACCAACCTCGGCTTCATGTTCCTGCCGAACTATCGCGCGTGGGTCGTGGTGGCCTCGCTCACGGTCTGCTTCGCGACGTGGTTCGTGATCGAGAAGACGCGTCTGGGCGCCTATCTGCGCGCAGGCACGGAGAATCCCAAACTGGTCGAAGCATTCGGTATCAACGTACCGATGATGGTCACGCTCACCTACGGCTTCGGCGTCGCGCTGGCGGCGTTCGCGGGCGTGCTCGCCGCGCCGGTCATTCAGGTTTCGCCGCTGATGGGCCAGCCGATGATCATTACCGTGTTCGCGGTGGTCGTGATCGGCGGCATGGGCTCGATCATGGGCTCGATTCTCACCGGCCTGATGCTCGGCGTGATCGAAGGGTTGACGCGCGTGTTTTACCCGGAAGCGTCGGCGACCGTCGTCTTCGTGATCATGGCGCTCGTGTTGCTGGTGCGACCGGCGGGTCTCTTCGGCAAGGAAAAATGA